Genomic window (Alteromonas pelagimontana):
CAGCCCGCAGTTCGGTCACGTATTTTCCAGTGAAGGCTACGCAGCTGCTTACTATGGCTACATGTGGGCAGAAGTGCTTACGGCTGACGCAGCAGAAGCTTTTGCTGAAGCCCCGGGTGGATTTTATGATAAAGAGTTAAGTCAGCGTCTGGTGAAATACCTGTTCTCCGTGCGCAATGCTATGGACCCAGCAGAAGCATATCGCGCGTTTAGAGGGCGCGACGCGAAAGTTGATGCACTCATGCGCGACAGAGGCTTTCCCGTTCCCGAAAAGAACAACGAAAATTAATACTAGCCCTCATTGATGTGTGATCAGCCCTAAAGATTTAGTATAGGTAGCCGATCAGCAAACTCCCGCTCTTCAACGCGGGAATTTTGTTCGAGTTTATCACCGAGCTAATTTCATTTTACCCGCACACGTTAATTGTGGCAAAGTAGAGCGGAAGCGTAAAATAAGGGTACGGTCATTAAACAACTTAGTGCTCTGGCCCGCCGCAAAAGCTATATAATAAAAACCTGACGTTGCTGAGGCAGTTTCTGCAACGTCTTATACTAATCCTCATTAATGTGACCAGCTCAGAGATAGAGAAATCCAGCTAATCAAGTCCCATTGGTGAAGCGATGCTGAGGCCTTTCAAACCGAAATAACGCAGGGATGGATTTCTCTATCTCCCTTCGGGTGCGGCCAGCAAGGTGCGGCCAGCGATGCGCGGCTTTTCTCGCGCTGAGAGAGCACAAATTATTGCGGATTAGTATTAACTACAAAACATTCCAATTAACATACCGAACGTGGTCAGAAGTTATGTTCTTTAGCGCATTCAGCATCAAGCAAAAACTTATTATTGCTCTCATCGTGGCCGTGTTGGCCTCAACTATTCTGGTGGGAACGATTAGCCAATGGATTGCCAGGGACCTACTCCATAACAGCGTGCAAGATGCACAACTGCCAAATATGGTAAAGCAGGTGGCCAATCGCGTAGACAAAGAAGTCAGCGTGATGAAAACTGTGGCCCAAAGTATTGCCACTAATCCTGACATCAACGCCTGGTCAGCGGCGGGTGCAGAACAAGCGGGCGAAGCCAGATTAGTAAACTATCTGGAAGATTTGGTAAATTTTAATAATTTGACAGTGGCATCATATGTTGACCGCTTCACCTACAAATACTGGAATCAGGAAGGATTTCTAAGAACACTCCAGAATGATAACGCGGATGGCTGGTTTTTCGCTTACAAAGAGAGTGGCGAACCCATTTCGCTAAGCTTATATAACGAAAAGGGTCAGGGTTATCGGTTATTCGCCAATTACCAGCAGGTAAACGGCAGAGGCATGTCCGGAGTGGCGAAGTCGGTAGACGAACTTGTCGATATTCTTAACCGGGTAAAGATTGCTGCGACCGGATTGGTGTTTATGGTGGACGGCAACGGTACAGTTATCGCCCATTCAAAAACGGAGCTGTTGGGCAGCGCAAACATTGGCAATATTGCAGGTTCTGATGCCGCAGCAATGTTGCTGAACAAAAATGACTTCAATTTGGCAACGGCAACAGTGAATGGCGAGGAAATGCTTTTCGCCAGTACCTTTGTTAAAAGTGCGGGCTGGTACGTCGTTGCGCAGGTGCCGGAAGCGGAACTCTATGACGAGCTGGATAAAGCCACGACGCAGATGGTGTTATGGGCGCTACTGATTGCTGTGGTGTTTGCGACTATTGGTGTTTGGTTAGCTGGCAGTATTACTCGGCCCATTGAGCGGCTCGCGGATGTTTTTCAAAATCTTGGTCGCGGTGAGGGCGATCTTACTTTGCGTATTAATGTGCCGGAACAAAAGGAAATGGGTCGTCTGGTAGAAGGGTTTAACAATTTTATTGCCAGCTTACACAGCACCATTTCCGCTGTTGCGGCAACCAGTAATCGGCTAAGAGAATCAGCATCAAATGTGGCCGACAAATCCCGCGTAACTGAGGAAATTAGTAAGGTACAACGTGATCATACTATGCAAGTTGCAGCAGCGCTGACCGAGATGGGCACTACGGTAAATGAAATTGCGCGCTCAGCCATGGCAGCCGCCAGCCACGCAAATGAATCTAGCACCACCTCCGACCAGGGACGTACGTTAACAAAAGACGCAGTTCAATTGATCAAAAAGTTGGCTAATCAAGTGACTAACGTTGCCAATGTTATTCGCGCGTTGGATGAGCATACTTCAGCCATAGGTAGTATTTTAGACACCATTCGCAGCATTTCTGAACAAACTAACTTACTGGCACTGAATGCGGCCATTGAAGCGGCCAGAGCGGGAGAACATGGCCGCGGTTTTTCGGTGGTGGCTGACGAAGTGAGAGCTCTTGCCCAGCGTGCAGCCAGTGCGACGGACGAAATTCAGCAAAAAATTGATAAGTTTCAACTTGATTCGCGACAAGCCGTTGCTGAGATGCAAACAAGCCAAGCTCAGACAGAAGCCGTGGTTACCGCTACCAATGAAATTGATAAGGTGCTCCAATCAATCATTGCTGGTATCAATGAAATTAATGACATCAACACCCAAGTTGCCACAGCCACGGAAGAACAAACCGTTGTAGTAGAAAATATCAACGTTAACATCAATGATATCAGTACCAGCAGTAATGATAATTTAGAAACCGCATCACAGTTGGTGAGAGTAAGTGAACAATTGGATAATCTGGCTTCTGAGCTTGCCAGTCAGGTTTCGCGTTTTAAGCTTTAGAAACGCAAGACTTGATAAAGAATGTGGCGAGGGTAAGTCACGAATAGTTATTGAACAATAAGTAACCCGCCTTGATGTGAGATCAGCTCAGAGAGGCGAATTACTGTAATTTCCACGTTAGTGCCGATTGTGCTACCACCAACGTGAGTTTAGAACGCGATTGTATAATTTACGTTTAACTGGTTGTCTCTGCTGGTACGCCAGGGAAGCGACATATCTTCCTGCGCTGTCCAGGATTCCTGAATGGCGGCAAAAGCCACTGTGTGAGCTTCAAACAACCCGGGAAGCTCTATGTATACTGCCACAGCCTCACTTTTAGGCAGGGTAAATCCTGTAGCCAGCGGAGATACGATATCATGGCGAGCCACCACCTTTTTGCCTAGGCCCAGCCGGTAATTGTGCATCTGCCACCAGGATATCATCTCGTAAGCCTGAGAACTCACTTTTTGGTCGGTTAAGCCAAAGTCCAGCTTCCCTTCTTCATAATGAATTACTGCTTCAAGTTCCATTCCAGAGGTGACTTCCTGCACGAAGGCCAGACGATATTCCCGTTGGCTACAGCCCTTAAAGCTAATTTTGGTTTTAGTAAAACTCACATTGAGGCTGTCTGACAGTGCCAGTTGATCGGTTAACCACTCACCGGCCTGCTCGTGATTGAGGTGGCGCAAAAGGCTGATAAGCTCCATAGCCAGACTATCATTCCACAAGCTGACTTAGTTAAACGCCCCATCAAGGTTTCTCCGGATTCTGCTTTACGTTAGCTTTTTCGCACTTGTACAAAGTATAAACAGATAAGCCGGAGCAATAGGTATAGCTTTAAGAGTATAAGAATAATGCTGAGCCAATTTTCCAATCAGAAAAATGAGAGCCTGTTGGCCTTTGCTGACCGAGTTTTGTTGTACCTAAGTGAGTAGTGACCAGCAACGAGCAAGACAGGTCCTAGTTGAATTTGATTTTCACAATCTTAGCATCGTGAAAGGGAGCGCTTTCCTGGCTGAACCATATCTCGTTATTCGCAAACGCGCAGACCCCTTCTACTTGTCCGTATCCATCCAACGCATCGACTGTTTTTACTTCAAAATTTTCTGTCAGCGTGGCGATAAAAGGAGTAAATATACCAAAAGGAGTACTGGTATAGCCGACGATGAGGAAACGTTTATTGTCAGCATCCCAGTCTGCGCCGGTGATTACGCCTGGTAAGTCATGAATCATCTCTATTGGTTTAAGCGTTTGGTGGCTTTTCGTTGTAGAAAGACGATACACCCGAGCCACTCCCGTTTCCCAGCTTTTTGAAAAAAGCAGGAGATCTCCGTCTTTCGCTACCATTGCTTCAGCGTCGAAATCATGAGCGTAAGGCAAATTCTGTTTAGGTTGATTATCTCGATATTTCAGATTGATTGACAGTTCAACCTGCTTTGTTGCCCGAGACACTTTCTCAATTATCAAACGTTGACGATCACCAGCATTATTTCCCACATCGCCGACATAAAAATAATCAACGTCAGCGGTGATTGTCTCCCAATCATAATTTCCTTCAGCTAACGACAATGTCTGCATTATTTTACCCTGCGTATTAATCTGAAAAATAGAGGGTGCATTACCAGAGTCGTTGATTGTATAGGCGCGGTCTTCTTCACAAAAAAGACCCGATGTTTCCTTTAGCTTGTCGTTAAGCTTGTATTCGTCAATGACCGAAAATCCGCGCTGGGGAGCTGCGGTCGATAAACTGCAAGAGGAAAGATATATCACTGCACACAAGAGTGATGCGATTTTCAAAATAGTCACCATAGGTAGATTGTCTGGGGGGAAACGCAATACGTTAAAGCGAGTAAGGGTAACGCTGCATTACCCTCGGATAAAGCGGCGGAACCACAGCCATGTAAGGAAAAGCATTGCCAGCGCGCCAGTTCCCGATTCTGAAACAGACGGCGGCCCAACACCGCTACAGGCAGCATGTATCGAATGTTGGCGGCAGAAATCGAATGTTTCTTCAGCTTTGGCTAAACCTAATTGAGCAAGAAAAGATTGCGCCTGC
Coding sequences:
- a CDS encoding methyl-accepting chemotaxis protein, which produces MFFSAFSIKQKLIIALIVAVLASTILVGTISQWIARDLLHNSVQDAQLPNMVKQVANRVDKEVSVMKTVAQSIATNPDINAWSAAGAEQAGEARLVNYLEDLVNFNNLTVASYVDRFTYKYWNQEGFLRTLQNDNADGWFFAYKESGEPISLSLYNEKGQGYRLFANYQQVNGRGMSGVAKSVDELVDILNRVKIAATGLVFMVDGNGTVIAHSKTELLGSANIGNIAGSDAAAMLLNKNDFNLATATVNGEEMLFASTFVKSAGWYVVAQVPEAELYDELDKATTQMVLWALLIAVVFATIGVWLAGSITRPIERLADVFQNLGRGEGDLTLRINVPEQKEMGRLVEGFNNFIASLHSTISAVAATSNRLRESASNVADKSRVTEEISKVQRDHTMQVAAALTEMGTTVNEIARSAMAAASHANESSTTSDQGRTLTKDAVQLIKKLANQVTNVANVIRALDEHTSAIGSILDTIRSISEQTNLLALNAAIEAARAGEHGRGFSVVADEVRALAQRAASATDEIQQKIDKFQLDSRQAVAEMQTSQAQTEAVVTATNEIDKVLQSIIAGINEINDINTQVATATEEQTVVVENINVNINDISTSSNDNLETASQLVRVSEQLDNLASELASQVSRFKL